A part of Nerophis lumbriciformis linkage group LG25, RoL_Nlum_v2.1, whole genome shotgun sequence genomic DNA contains:
- the tmem131l gene encoding transmembrane protein 131-like isoform X2, which yields MTTPRGRGRFLLLLLLPAAAVAAVAACREKEAPRLRRWRNTRRDTSMAGPQDFHQGSYCHRKTWINVLLGILQLLLPCVQHGGAQRQALSQMSTSVVEVWQPEEADTLVSLQVDKGPRKDGLPLEESSSLYNMENGRPLHFQPAALEFGNQLLGLPRAETIYIHNPSPEVPVTLLSMFTSSRHFHIPSFHRRVIPPRAKTSFKLIFLPSEEGNVENTLFINTSAHGLLSYQVFGVGVHQGSLKSVQRKDSLLIFPHIQSIKLTQTQEDVSNITILGLLLECSLPKSFFINPQGSCLQSDEHLSLQINLSARGDQPADLDKLKPYVIEHILLLLVVPAAGQAALEPKIGVHMQNSGSKRLYVKDMQVLSKMDANLQFNRVLLRSEAKNFTEVATLTCRGSMPGQGSKCVSHISLRVLGNQTTHNFAGLHITHRWSTEDLSSLFQVKQKTTEQVELWLTNPFVLPLTVTGASLSQKLHGVMKVVNFHSPLTVPQGCWHILSLKLFSRMLPTSPSFTLSLYTKLGATMHIPLYFHATPAKGDLVFESEGECLRPCPVKLSETGRSEWQRTLLPDFSRSSWAVDNKLVAELCSRWQNHDDKLPCRWPRLTVETSSPLDFGATPINESKVKTFLLKNPSSSVVFVEIQILSLYPSPLGALDLLTKWFNISPFAVNISTAEFSLLPATPKASENMEALRGEGVLRLLLQPWESREVAVVFTPSEHKPTTTILVIRNNLTVFDMVAVKGHGAKELLRVGGKLPGPGASLRFNVPQSTLMECRDGLRHNKPLFAIRKTFKVENAGELPLTVVSMNVNGYKCQGFGFEVLQCDSFSLEHNTSSEITIAFTPDFTSSWVIRDLVLVTSRGTSFPFTLNVTLPHHMLPLCAQVVPGPSWEESFWVVTLIFTCVSLFGVCLMAFHQAQYILTEFSMPAIRNNHTSTLSRDNGPVNNITPNGVNKTKGSCKSYVDTCHTSDKGKGRGSPALSNSPAQRPQSSKKGSSGTTSQPQKKHKVSLYYSNYKPSAATAAAPDDDHEDLLPEPPLTPDSDICNNNRPAFMDSETVDKKVDFKVPMEDKVPAAVRFPMEMPAGFPENVRLSPGPRPGLLVCKPVEMSHIARYEPTVVLCEQRASADIELREDGKVLKKKSANADTASSNNNNNKGKRSRRKTESVSSAPEQKVQALPEREREPDWNTAGRNLPMSRNRNRCCNAPTSETPKPGQCADNSARQNGGQSFHTGMAAKGAGPCPARSRRKCATDRRGGAMCESGSDSGSSSGSVRASRGSWGSWSSASSMEGDKEGRHACTTSARKRDSVQHSIYTAERDSCQAVNANYKVLSAYRKDQCQSPDPAAFSFAPSFAAVAAGVERNADLTGHYLPEETWSAPSVPLTNEFRYNTPEVLPFIPQPTSPRSYNGFAWRSANSPYMYCEEGNYIGPAGNAPFSGGFTQQEVQNVPGSQASWSEQHPQESPSTWESAACVGTKPYFSGTRSLSPMSSLFGSIWTPQSSPYHPSHYQHERSAPMSPVTPPHSPLGREAEATCNGGAGIQYSSFNPFGPHMNLDIWNSSSNRSSNSQLSNDSGYCGDV from the exons CTCCTCTCTATATAACATGGAGAATGGGAGGCCGTTGCATTTTCAGCCTGCAgcgttagagttcggaaatca GCTGCTGGGGCTGCCGAGAGCTGAaaccatatatatacacaaccccAGCCCGGAAGTTCCTGTGACGCTACTGTCAATGTTTACATCCAGCAGGCACTTTCACATACCATCCTTTCACAGAAGG gTGATCCCACCCAGAGCGAAAACATCTTTTAAACTAATTTTCCTCCCATCCGAGGAGGGCAACGTAGAAAACACGTTATTTATAAACACGTCAGCTCACGGGCTGCTTTCATATCAG GTCTTTGGTGTGGGAGTTCACCAGGGCTCATTAAAGTCTGTCCAAAGAAAGGACAGCCTGCTAATATTCCCTCACATCCAGAGCATTAAGTTGACCCAAACTCAG GAAGATGTGTCCAACATCACCATACTGGGTCTACTCCTGGAGTGCAGCCTACCGAAGAGTTTTTTCATCAATCCTCAG GGGTCCTGCCTCCAGAGTGACGAGCACCTCAGCCTGCAGATTAATCTGTCGGCTCGTGGTGACCAGCCTGCTGACCTGGACAAGCTCAAGCCTTACGTCATTGAGCACATCTTGCTGCTGCTGGTGGTCCCTGCTGCTGGACAGGCTGCATTAG AACCAAAAATAGGAGTTCATATGCAAAATTCCGGAAGCAAAAGACTCTACGTTAAG GACATGCAGGTTCTATCCAAAATGGATGCCAATCTGCAATTTAACAGAGTTCTTCTGAGATCGGAAGCAAAGAACTTCACAGAAGTGGCGACCCTCACTTGCAGAG GTTCAATGCCAGGTCAAGGAAGCAAATGTGTCAGTCATATCAGTTTAAGAGTCTTGGGGAACCAGACAACCCACAACTTTGCTGGATTACATATCACGCACAG GTGGAGCACAGAGGACCTGTCCAGCCTTTTCCAAGTGAAACAGAAAACGACAGAGCAGGTGGAACTGTGGCTGACAAACCCCTTCGTTTTGCCGCTCACGGTGACGGGTGCAAGCCTTTCACAGAAGCTGCATGGCGTTATGAAG GTGGTGAACTTCCACAGCCCGCTGACCGTTCCCCAGGGCTGCTGGCATATTCTGTCCCTCAAACTCTTCAGCCGGATGCTGCCCACCAGTCCCTCATTCACGCTCAGTTTATACACCAAGCTGGGCGCCACCATGCACATTCCTCTTTACTTCCACGCCACTCCTGCCAag GGAGATTTGGTGTTTGAGTCGGAAGGGGAGTGTCTGCGTCCTTGCCCGGTCAAGTTGTCCGAAACAG GTCGCTCAGAGTGGCAGCGCACGCTCCTGCCAGACTTCTCTCGTTCATCCTGGGCGGTGGACAACAAGCTGGTGGCGGAGCTCTGCTCTCGGTGGCAGAACCACGATGACAAACTACCTTGCAG ATGGCCCAGACTCACTGTGGAGACGTCGTCCCCCCTTGATTTTGGTGCTACGCCCATCAATGAAAGCAAG GTAAAAACGTTTCTGCTGAAGAACCCTTCTTCCTCTGTGGTTTTTGTGGAGATCCAGATTCTCTCCCTGTATCCCTCTCCACTGGGGGCTCTGGACCTCCTCACCAAATG GTTTAATATTAGCCCCTTCGCGGTCAATATCAGCACTGCAGAGTTCTCCCTGTTACCTGCGACCCCCAAG GCGAGTGAGAACATGGAGGCCCTGAGAGGGGAGGGGGTCCTGCGTCTGCTGCTGCAGCCGTGGGAGTCCCGAGAGGTCGCCGTTGTTTTTACTCCCTCTGAACACAAACCCACCACCACCATCCTGGTCATCAG GAACAATCTGACCGTGTTTGACATGGTGGCGGTGAAGGGTCACGGCGCCAAAGAGCTTCTCAGAGTCGGGGGCAAACTACCCGGGCCGGGGGCCTCCTTGCGCTTCAATGTCCCTCAGTCCACCTTGATGGAGTGTCGAGACG GTCTGCGCCACAACAAGCCGCTCTTCGCCATCCGCAAGACGTTCAAGGTGGAGAACGCCGGAGAGCTGCCGCTAACCGTCGTGTCCATGAACGTCAACGGTTACAAGTGTCAGGGCTTTGGCTTCGAGGTGCTGCAGTGTGACTCCTTCAGCCTGGAGCACAACACCTCGTCTGAGATCACCATAGC GTTCACTCCCGACTTCACTTCCTCCTGGGTCATCCGGGACCTTGTCCTTGTGACGTCGCGCGGCACCTCCTTCCCGTTCACTCTTAATGTGACGCTGCCGCACCACATGTTGCCCCTGTGCGCTCAGGTGGTCCCTGGCCCCAGCTGGGAGGAGTCCTTCTGGGTGGTCACGCTCATCTTCACCTG CGTGTCTTTGTTTGGTGTATGTCTGATGGCCTTCCATCAAGCCCAGTACATCCTTACCGAGTTCTCCATGCCTGCTATAAGAAACAACCACACCTCCACCCTGTCCCGGGACAACGGCCCCGTTAATAACATCACACCCAATGGCGTAAA TAAAACCAAGGGTAGTTGTAAGAGCTACGTGGACACCTGCCACACCTCTGACAAAGGAAAGGGGCGTGGCTCCCCGGCTTTGTCCAACAGCCCCGCCCAGCGTCCTCAGTCCTCCAAGAAGGGCTCTTCCGGCACCACCTCCCAGCCCCAAAAGAAGCACAAGGTTTCGCTATATTACAGCAACTACAAGCCCAGTGCAGCCACGGCAGCGGCACCGGACGACGACCACGAGGACCTGTTGCCGGAGCCGCCCCTGACCCCGGACTCCGACATCTGCAACAACAACAGACCAGCGTTCATGGACAGCGAGACAGTGGATAAAAAAGTGGACTTTAAAGTACCCATGGAGGATAAAGTGCCAGCAGCTGTTAGGTTTCCCATGGAAATGCCTGCTGGTTTTCCCGAAAACGTCCGGCTCAGTCCAGGACCTCGACCAGGCCTGCTGGTGTGCAAACCTGTGGAGATGAGTCACATCGCGCGCTACGAGCCCACCGTTGTCCTCTGTGAACAACGGGCCAGCGCCGATATAGAG TTAAGGGAAGATGGCAAAGTCCTGAAAAAGAAATCAGCAAATGCCGATACAgcaagtagtaataataacaataataagggaAAGAGGAGTCGCAGGAAGACTGAAAGTGTCTCAAG CGCTCCTGAACAAAAAGTTCAAGCACTTCCAGAAAGAGAGCGAGAACCCGACTGGAACACGGCGGGCCGTAACCTGCCGATGTCCCGCAACCGGAACCGCTGCTGCAACGCCCCCACGTCTGAGACGCCAAAGCCCGGACAGTGTGCCGACAACTCTGCCAGACAAAATGGTGGGCAGTCATTTCACACAGGCATGGCGGCTAAAGGAG CAGGCCCGTGTCCCGCCCGCAGTCGCCGAAAGTGCGCCACAGACCGGCGCGGCGGGGCAATGTGCGAGTCGGGCTCGGACTCGGGCAGCTCCTCAGGCAGCGTGAGGGCCAGCAGGGGGAGCTGGGGCAGCTGGAGCAGTGCCAGTAGCATGGAGGGAGACAAGGAGGGCAGACACGCCTGCACTACCTCAGCTAGAAAAA GGGACTCAGTGCAGCACAGCATCTACACAGCAGAGCGAGACTCCTGCCAGGCTGTTAACGCCAACTACAAAGTCCTCAG TGCTTACCGCAAAGATCAGTGCCAAAGTCCAGATCCCGCAGCATTCAGCTTCGCTCCGAGCTTCGCCGCCGTCGCCGCAGGAGTGGAGCGTAACGCGG ACCTGACAGGTCACTACCTGCCTGAGGAGACGTGGTCGGCCCCCTCTGTGCCGCTCACCAACGAGTTCAGATACAACACCCCTGAAGTGCTGCCCTTCATCCCTCAGCCGACGTCGCCCAGGTCGTACAACGG GTTTGCATGGAGAAGCGCCAACAGTCCCTACATGTACTGCGAGGAAGGAAACTACATTG GTCCTGCAGGAAATGCACCTTTCTCGGGAGGTTTCACGCAGCAGGAGGTCCAAAACGTCCCCGGCAGTCAGGCCAGCTGGAGCGAGCAGCATCCCCAAGAGTCGCCTTCCACTTGGGAATCTGCGGCCTGTGTTGGCACCAAG CCGTACTTCTCAGGCACCCGCAGCCTGTCACCCATGTCCAGCCTCTTCGGCTCCATCTGGACGCCGCAGAGCTCCCCGTACCACCCCAGCCACTACCAGCACGAGCGCTCGGCCCCCATGTCGCCCGTCACGCCGCCTCACTCCCCCCTGGGGCGCGAGGCGGAGGCGACATGCAACGGGGGTGCCGGCATCCAGTACTCCAGCTTCAATCCATTCGGCCCTCACATGAACTTGGACATTTGGAACTCCTCCTCCAACCGCAGCTCCAACTCGCAGCTCTCCAACGACTCGGGATACTGCGGCGACGTTTGA